One Methylomarinovum tepidoasis DNA window includes the following coding sequences:
- the greA gene encoding transcription elongation factor GreA yields the protein MNKVPLTVRGAEKLKQELHELKTVKRPQVIAAIAEARAHGDLKENAEYHAAREQQSFIEGRIREIEAKLANAQIIDVTQINADGKVVFGATVELEDLETGDTVTYQIVGDDEADIKQGLISISSPIARALIGKEVEDVVEVKTPKGIREYEVLSVRYE from the coding sequence ATGAACAAAGTGCCCTTGACCGTCCGCGGGGCGGAGAAGCTCAAACAGGAGCTTCACGAGCTCAAGACCGTCAAGCGTCCGCAGGTGATCGCGGCGATCGCCGAAGCGCGGGCCCACGGCGACCTGAAGGAAAACGCCGAATACCACGCCGCCCGCGAGCAGCAGAGCTTCATCGAGGGGCGGATCCGCGAGATCGAGGCCAAGCTCGCCAACGCCCAGATCATCGACGTGACCCAGATCAATGCCGACGGCAAGGTGGTGTTCGGTGCCACCGTCGAGCTGGAGGATCTGGAGACCGGCGATACCGTCACCTACCAGATCGTCGGCGACGACGAGGCCGACATCAAACAGGGTCTGATTTCCATCTCCTCGCCCATCGCCCGCGCCCTGATCGGCAAGGAAGTCGAGGATGTGGTGGAAGTCAAGACGCCCAAAGGCATCCGCGAGTACGAAGTCCTTTCCGTCCGCTACGAATGA
- the yhbY gene encoding ribosome assembly RNA-binding protein YhbY — MLDKKQKRHLKARAHPLRPVVLTGQLGLTEAVLAEIDRALTAHELIKVRINAEDRQARREMAQQICDRLDAELVQILGHVATLYRENPEE; from the coding sequence ATGCTGGACAAAAAGCAGAAACGCCACCTCAAGGCCCGCGCTCACCCGCTCAGACCGGTCGTGCTCACCGGCCAGCTCGGCCTCACCGAAGCGGTGCTGGCGGAAATCGACCGGGCCCTGACGGCCCACGAGCTCATCAAGGTACGGATCAACGCCGAGGACCGTCAAGCCCGGCGGGAGATGGCGCAGCAAATCTGCGACCGCCTCGACGCGGAGCTGGTCCAGATCCTCGGGCACGTGGCGACATTGTATCGGGAAAATCCGGAAGAATAA
- the rlmE gene encoding 23S rRNA (uridine(2552)-2'-O)-methyltransferase RlmE, which yields MMARSRSSGRWLAEHFNDDYVRQAQAQGWRSRAVFKLAEIQQRDRILRPGMTVIDLGAAPGGWSQYAAERVAPNGQVIALDLLPMEPLPGVTFLQGDFTAEETWRRLQDEVGGRAVDVVLSDMAPNMSGNRSVDQPRAMLLAELALEAAENLLSESGCFLTKLFQGEGFEAFQKQVRQRFARVATRKPKASRARSREVYLLAQGFKR from the coding sequence ATTATGGCGAGGAGTCGAAGCAGCGGCCGCTGGCTGGCGGAGCATTTCAACGATGATTATGTCCGTCAGGCCCAGGCGCAGGGCTGGCGCAGCCGGGCGGTGTTCAAACTGGCGGAGATCCAGCAGCGCGACCGAATTCTGCGGCCGGGCATGACGGTGATCGACCTGGGGGCCGCTCCCGGCGGTTGGTCGCAATACGCCGCCGAACGGGTGGCGCCGAACGGCCAGGTGATCGCCCTGGATCTGTTGCCCATGGAGCCGCTGCCGGGCGTGACCTTCCTGCAGGGGGACTTCACCGCGGAGGAAACCTGGCGCCGGCTGCAGGATGAGGTCGGCGGCCGTGCGGTGGACGTGGTGCTGTCGGACATGGCGCCGAATATGAGCGGCAACCGCAGCGTCGATCAGCCCCGGGCGATGTTGTTGGCCGAGTTGGCCCTGGAGGCGGCCGAGAATCTCTTGAGCGAAAGCGGGTGTTTTTTGACGAAACTTTTTCAGGGCGAGGGGTTCGAAGCTTTTCAGAAACAGGTACGCCAGCGTTTCGCCAGGGTAGCGACCCGCAAGCCCAAGGCATCACGGGCACGCAGCCGAGAAGTCTATCTGCTGGCGCAGGGATTCAAACGCTGA
- the ftsH gene encoding ATP-dependent zinc metalloprotease FtsH: MLKNILLWVVIAAVLMSVFNNFGARKPSGAQLSYTQFIEAVHNGQVKQVVIEGNAVKGITTAGQKFITYNPNDPHLIDDLLENKVEIKAKPPEGQSLLMQIFISWFPMLLLIGVWVFFMRQMQGGGGAGRGAMNFGKSKARLMEEDKIKVTFKDVAGCDEAIEEVQEVVDFLKDPSKFQKLGGRIPKGILMVGPPGTGKTLIARAIAGEAKVPFFTISGSDFVEMFVGVGASRVRDMFEQAKKHAPCIVFIDEIDAVGRHRGAGLGGGHDEREQTLNQLLVEMDGFEGNEGIIIIAATNRPDVLDPALLRPGRFDRQVTVGLPDIRGREQILKVHLRKVPTADDVDPKVIARGTPGFSGADLANLVNEASLFAARANKKLVDMGDLEKAKDKILMGVERRSMVMSDEEKRMTAYHEAGHAIVGLNVPEHDPVYKVSIMPRGRALGITMFLPERDQYSASKRKLESQISSLFGGRIAEALIFGPEAITTGASNDIERATDIARNMVTKWGLSEKLGPLAYAEEEGEVFLGRSVTQHKSMSEATARMIDEEIRAIIDRNYERAERILKENMDKLHMMAEALVKYETIDRDQIDAIMRGETPPPPKDWEDNPPTGKQAADAEAEAKGKQEAPAEPSGGVSPVGGPAGQHFE; encoded by the coding sequence ATGCTGAAAAACATACTCCTGTGGGTGGTGATCGCCGCGGTGCTGATGTCGGTGTTCAACAACTTCGGCGCCCGCAAGCCTTCGGGTGCGCAGTTGTCGTATACCCAGTTCATCGAAGCGGTCCACAACGGCCAGGTCAAACAGGTGGTCATCGAGGGCAACGCCGTCAAGGGCATCACCACCGCAGGGCAGAAATTCATCACCTACAACCCCAACGACCCGCATCTGATCGACGATCTTCTGGAGAACAAGGTCGAGATCAAGGCCAAACCGCCGGAAGGCCAGTCGCTGCTGATGCAGATCTTCATTTCCTGGTTCCCGATGCTGCTGCTGATCGGCGTGTGGGTGTTCTTCATGCGCCAGATGCAGGGCGGCGGCGGCGCCGGCCGGGGAGCGATGAACTTCGGCAAGAGCAAGGCGCGGCTGATGGAGGAGGACAAGATCAAAGTCACCTTCAAGGACGTGGCCGGCTGTGACGAAGCCATCGAAGAGGTGCAGGAAGTGGTCGATTTCCTCAAGGACCCGAGCAAATTCCAGAAGCTCGGCGGCCGCATCCCCAAGGGCATTTTGATGGTCGGCCCGCCCGGGACCGGTAAGACCCTGATCGCCCGGGCCATCGCCGGGGAGGCCAAGGTGCCGTTCTTCACCATCTCCGGTTCCGATTTCGTGGAAATGTTCGTCGGGGTCGGGGCCTCTCGGGTGCGCGACATGTTCGAGCAGGCCAAGAAGCACGCCCCCTGCATCGTCTTCATCGACGAGATCGACGCCGTCGGCCGTCACCGCGGCGCAGGACTGGGCGGCGGGCACGACGAACGCGAGCAGACCCTCAACCAGCTGCTGGTGGAGATGGACGGTTTCGAAGGTAACGAAGGAATCATCATCATCGCCGCCACCAACCGTCCCGACGTGCTCGACCCGGCGCTTTTGCGTCCCGGCCGCTTCGACCGGCAGGTCACCGTCGGCCTGCCCGACATCCGCGGCCGCGAGCAGATTCTCAAGGTGCATCTGCGCAAGGTGCCCACCGCAGACGACGTCGATCCGAAAGTGATCGCCCGCGGCACCCCCGGTTTCTCCGGGGCGGATCTGGCCAACCTGGTCAACGAAGCCTCACTGTTCGCCGCCCGCGCCAACAAGAAGCTGGTGGACATGGGGGACCTGGAAAAGGCCAAGGACAAGATCCTCATGGGTGTCGAACGCAGATCCATGGTGATGAGCGACGAGGAAAAGCGCATGACCGCCTACCACGAAGCCGGTCACGCCATCGTCGGCCTCAACGTTCCCGAGCACGATCCGGTCTACAAGGTCAGCATCATGCCCCGGGGGCGGGCTTTGGGGATCACCATGTTCCTGCCCGAGCGGGATCAGTACTCGGCCTCCAAGCGCAAGCTAGAGAGCCAGATCTCCAGCCTGTTCGGCGGCCGCATCGCCGAGGCCCTGATCTTCGGTCCGGAGGCCATCACCACCGGCGCTTCCAACGACATCGAGCGGGCTACCGACATCGCCCGCAACATGGTCACCAAATGGGGGCTGTCGGAAAAGCTCGGGCCTCTGGCCTATGCCGAAGAGGAAGGCGAAGTGTTCCTGGGCCGCTCGGTGACCCAGCACAAGAGCATGTCCGAGGCCACCGCGCGCATGATCGACGAGGAGATCCGCGCCATCATCGACCGCAACTACGAGCGGGCCGAGCGCATCCTCAAGGAGAACATGGACAAGCTCCACATGATGGCCGAGGCCCTGGTCAAGTACGAAACCATCGACCGCGACCAGATCGACGCCATCATGCGGGGCGAAACCCCGCCGCCCCCCAAGGACTGGGAGGACAATCCGCCCACCGGCAAGCAGGCGGCGGATGCCGAGGCAGAGGCCAAGGGCAAGCAGGAAGCCCCGGCCGAGCCTTCCGGCGGCGTCAGTCCCGTCGGCGGTCCGGCAGGGCAGCACTTCGAGTAA
- a CDS encoding 4Fe-4S binding protein — protein MTPETVEYRSRGRVLFIGATAVLAPWLRRNDWPEPLRPAFLLLDDAPVTAAVRMMRAAGQAVSIQGHLGAYRVRLDDGRDVAAELLEPGEVFDLIVDAGDPPQLARAVAPFGYFAPLAEGRELADVVERLSDWVGEFEKPRYFAYRAELCARRGGGREGCRRCVDACPAEAIALRLTAVEVDPYLCQGCGDCTTVCPTGALSYRWPPRTESLPRWLAALESRPAAPVAFVNAQQPAEPGDGWLVFPVHSVAACGPEVWLTLLAAGAAGVWLQRTGLTAPSVAALEAQFGWVAALLRGLGYRQRGVGWLEQLPEDGAAALVSEPVSLAVVESKIDQLRLALARLTEVAPLQPTSVLLPFPAPLGAVAVNADRCTLCYACVSVCPTGALQAGGESPRLGFVEAACVQCAQCQSQCPEAAVTLEPRWLTDAGQRRRLRWLQEDEVLHCPDCGKPFGSRRLVEQVAARIAGHPLFTGSRQRRRLYLCEDCRIRDLAHD, from the coding sequence ATGACGCCTGAGACGGTCGAATACCGTTCCCGGGGGCGGGTGCTGTTCATCGGCGCCACGGCGGTGCTGGCCCCCTGGCTGCGGCGCAACGACTGGCCGGAACCGTTGCGGCCGGCCTTCCTGCTGCTCGACGATGCGCCCGTCACCGCCGCTGTCCGGATGATGCGGGCTGCCGGCCAGGCGGTGTCCATCCAGGGGCATCTGGGTGCCTACCGGGTGCGACTGGACGACGGCCGGGACGTGGCCGCCGAACTGCTGGAGCCCGGCGAGGTCTTCGATCTGATCGTCGATGCCGGCGATCCCCCGCAGCTGGCGCGGGCGGTGGCGCCTTTCGGTTATTTCGCGCCCCTGGCGGAAGGCCGGGAACTGGCCGACGTGGTGGAGCGGCTGTCCGACTGGGTCGGCGAGTTCGAGAAACCCCGTTACTTCGCCTACCGGGCCGAACTTTGCGCCCGCCGCGGGGGGGGACGTGAAGGCTGCCGGCGCTGCGTCGATGCCTGTCCGGCCGAAGCCATCGCCCTGCGCCTGACCGCGGTCGAGGTCGATCCCTATCTGTGCCAGGGTTGCGGCGACTGCACCACGGTCTGTCCCACCGGGGCGCTGTCCTACCGCTGGCCGCCCCGTACGGAAAGCCTGCCCCGCTGGCTGGCGGCGCTCGAATCCCGTCCTGCGGCGCCGGTGGCGTTTGTCAACGCTCAACAGCCGGCCGAGCCCGGCGACGGCTGGCTGGTATTCCCGGTGCATTCGGTGGCCGCCTGCGGCCCGGAGGTGTGGCTGACGCTGCTGGCGGCCGGCGCCGCCGGGGTGTGGCTGCAGCGGACTGGGCTGACGGCGCCGAGCGTGGCGGCCCTGGAAGCTCAGTTCGGCTGGGTGGCGGCCCTGCTTCGGGGATTGGGGTATCGCCAGCGTGGCGTCGGCTGGCTGGAGCAGCTCCCGGAAGACGGCGCCGCAGCGCTTGTTTCCGAACCGGTGTCGTTGGCGGTGGTGGAAAGCAAAATTGACCAGTTGCGCCTGGCCTTGGCGCGGTTGACCGAAGTGGCGCCACTGCAACCGACGTCGGTGCTTCTGCCGTTCCCGGCGCCTTTGGGCGCGGTGGCCGTGAATGCCGACCGCTGCACCCTGTGCTACGCCTGTGTCTCGGTGTGTCCCACCGGCGCCCTGCAGGCAGGCGGGGAATCCCCGCGGCTGGGGTTCGTGGAGGCGGCCTGTGTCCAGTGCGCCCAGTGTCAGAGCCAGTGTCCGGAAGCCGCCGTCACCCTCGAACCCCGTTGGCTGACCGATGCCGGACAGCGCCGCCGCCTGCGCTGGCTGCAGGAGGATGAGGTCTTGCACTGCCCCGACTGCGGCAAACCCTTCGGCAGCCGGCGGCTGGTGGAACAGGTCGCCGCCCGGATCGCCGGACATCCCCTGTTCACCGGTTCCCGTCAGCGCCGGCGCCTATACCTGTGCGAAGACTGCCGCATCCGGGATCTGGCCCATGACTGA
- a CDS encoding TorD/DmsD family molecular chaperone: protein MTDAQTRADLYLLLAALLREPPEAVLLETLRALEVSGDDELAEALRALQAAATGADPEALVDEFHTLFIGVTQGELLPYASWYRRGFLHETPLVELRHDLARLGICRSGPGEPEDHVAALCEAMALLVLEDHPGQGDFFRNHLAPWIGRFFRDLARADGADFYRRVGTVGERFMARDARVWGG from the coding sequence ATGACTGACGCCCAGACCCGCGCCGACCTGTACCTGCTGTTGGCCGCCCTGCTGCGCGAACCTCCGGAAGCGGTGCTGCTGGAGACCCTGAGAGCGCTGGAGGTGAGCGGTGACGACGAACTGGCCGAAGCCCTGCGCGCCCTGCAGGCGGCAGCGACCGGCGCCGATCCCGAAGCCCTCGTGGACGAATTCCATACCCTGTTCATCGGCGTCACCCAGGGGGAGCTGCTGCCTTATGCCTCCTGGTACCGTCGGGGATTTCTGCACGAGACGCCGCTGGTGGAGCTGCGCCACGATTTGGCCCGGCTGGGGATCTGCCGGAGTGGGCCGGGCGAACCGGAGGACCATGTCGCCGCCCTGTGCGAAGCGATGGCACTGCTGGTCCTGGAGGATCACCCCGGCCAGGGCGATTTCTTCCGGAACCACCTGGCGCCCTGGATCGGCCGCTTCTTCCGGGATCTGGCCCGGGCCGACGGGGCGGATTTCTACCGCCGGGTAGGTACGGTGGGGGAACGTTTCATGGCCCGGGATGCGCGTGTCTGGGGCGGCTGA
- a CDS encoding YcxB family protein, producing MLQIEYDLQEQDLTAFTEHELQDKEHFQKVLRRHEVLLPAIMALLAFFVWFYYGNVPGAIYIGLMAILWRYVAPLIIKYNIRRRTLKLYSAEDIAQLTGHYKLVLEPQALLLVRGKEETRFPWRDLIRIEDTKKYIFIYLDVDQALIVPKKQAEGDLKKFVEIARKRIAAAE from the coding sequence ATGTTACAGATCGAGTACGACCTCCAGGAACAGGACCTGACCGCTTTCACCGAACACGAACTGCAGGACAAGGAACACTTTCAGAAGGTCCTGCGCCGCCACGAAGTGCTGCTCCCCGCCATCATGGCCCTGTTGGCTTTCTTCGTATGGTTCTATTACGGCAACGTCCCCGGCGCCATCTACATCGGCCTCATGGCCATCCTCTGGCGTTACGTCGCCCCGCTCATTATCAAATACAACATCCGGCGCCGCACCCTCAAATTATACAGCGCCGAGGACATCGCGCAGCTGACCGGCCACTACAAACTGGTGCTCGAACCCCAAGCGCTGCTGCTGGTGCGCGGCAAGGAGGAAACCCGCTTCCCTTGGCGCGATCTGATCCGCATCGAGGACACCAAGAAATACATCTTCATCTACCTGGACGTGGATCAAGCGCTGATCGTCCCCAAGAAACAGGCCGAAGGCGACCTGAAGAAGTTCGTCGAGATCGCCCGCAAGCGTATCGCCGCTGCCGAGTGA
- a CDS encoding glycine cleavage system protein R: protein MQLIITAWGEPDGTLFERLLASIRESDCEVRECRMARIARGCACFLQVQGKWNHMARLESALAVLGQQAQIFHHRLEETDREGEEGSNELLYVADVVSREHAGVLEGLVAFFSQAGVGIQDLRCSSYRLPYVDATVCTVHMLLRIPPGIGVLSLRDDFLDYCEQLQVDAIFEPLKPIF, encoded by the coding sequence ATGCAACTGATCATTACCGCCTGGGGTGAGCCGGACGGCACGCTGTTCGAGCGACTGCTGGCCAGTATCCGCGAAAGCGACTGCGAGGTGCGCGAGTGCCGCATGGCACGGATCGCCAGGGGGTGCGCCTGTTTCCTGCAGGTCCAGGGCAAGTGGAATCACATGGCGCGGCTGGAGAGCGCGCTTGCCGTGCTGGGACAGCAGGCGCAGATTTTCCATCACCGGCTGGAAGAGACGGACAGGGAAGGCGAGGAAGGAAGCAATGAGCTGCTCTACGTCGCCGACGTGGTGAGCCGCGAGCACGCCGGGGTGTTGGAGGGTCTGGTGGCCTTCTTTTCCCAGGCCGGCGTCGGCATTCAGGACCTGCGCTGCAGCAGCTACCGCCTGCCCTACGTGGACGCCACCGTCTGTACCGTCCACATGCTGCTGCGGATTCCGCCGGGAATCGGGGTGCTGTCGCTGCGCGACGATTTCCTCGACTACTGCGAGCAGTTGCAGGTGGACGCCATTTTCGAACCGCTCAAACCCATCTTCTAG
- a CDS encoding peroxiredoxin has protein sequence MSESNVQAGQPVPDFSAPATGGRTVRLSDLKGKWVVLYFYPKDHTPGCTLEGRAFRDHYEAFKQLGAEIFGVSRDSLKTHENFKARQGFPFELISDQDETLCRLFDVIRPKKMFGREYRGIERSTFLIDPEGRLAAEWRKVKVQGHVDEVLAKLRALRQGGG, from the coding sequence ATGAGTGAATCCAACGTACAGGCAGGACAGCCGGTGCCGGATTTTTCCGCCCCCGCCACCGGCGGCAGGACCGTCCGGCTGTCGGACCTGAAGGGCAAATGGGTGGTGCTGTATTTCTATCCCAAGGACCACACGCCGGGCTGTACCCTGGAGGGCCGCGCCTTCCGCGACCATTACGAGGCATTCAAACAGCTGGGGGCGGAAATTTTCGGCGTCTCCCGCGACAGCCTCAAGACCCACGAGAACTTCAAGGCTCGCCAGGGGTTTCCCTTCGAGCTGATTTCGGACCAGGACGAAACCCTGTGCCGCCTGTTCGACGTCATCAGGCCCAAAAAGATGTTCGGCCGCGAATACCGCGGCATCGAGCGCAGCACCTTCCTCATCGATCCCGAGGGCCGGCTGGCGGCCGAGTGGCGCAAGGTCAAGGTCCAGGGCCACGTGGACGAGGTGCTCGCCAAACTCAGGGCGTTGCGGCAGGGGGGCGGCTGA
- a CDS encoding AI-2E family transporter, with amino-acid sequence MPTQPHPDPAPSLTQVVQRFLRRLFPTPQAVALTLLLVAGFLAVVMLADMLMPVFAALVIAYLLEGPVSAMERRGVPRLAAVMLVFVAFMALLLFTVIALLPLLYQQLAQLAQQLPNMVTQGLALLERLPELYPEFISQQQIDALIATIRQEFILLGQRLLTYSYASVVNLIAIVVYVILVPLLVFFFLKDKDRILAWFKQYLPKDIHLTAQVWRNVDAQIGNYIRGKVIEILIVFGVSFLTFSLLGLNYALLLSVLVGLSVIIPYIGATVVTFPVLIVAYFQWGLSDPFWYVTIAYFVIQALDGMVLVPILFSEVVNLHPVAIIVAILFFGGLWGFWGVFFAIPLATLVEAVLSAWPREGRYVGQSKKGRKPPRQRKRRHGPPPGHKEISRPPAATP; translated from the coding sequence ATGCCGACCCAGCCCCACCCTGACCCCGCCCCGTCCCTGACCCAAGTCGTGCAGCGCTTCCTGCGACGCCTGTTCCCCACTCCCCAGGCGGTCGCCCTGACCCTGCTGCTGGTGGCCGGCTTCCTGGCGGTGGTGATGCTGGCGGACATGCTGATGCCGGTGTTCGCCGCCCTGGTGATCGCCTACCTGCTGGAGGGACCGGTGAGCGCCATGGAGCGGCGCGGCGTGCCACGGCTGGCGGCGGTGATGCTCGTCTTCGTCGCCTTCATGGCTCTGCTGCTGTTCACCGTCATCGCCCTGTTGCCGCTGCTGTACCAGCAGCTGGCCCAGCTGGCCCAGCAACTGCCCAACATGGTGACCCAGGGGCTGGCTCTGCTAGAGCGTTTGCCGGAACTGTATCCGGAATTCATCAGCCAGCAGCAGATCGACGCGCTCATCGCCACCATACGCCAGGAATTCATCCTCCTGGGCCAGCGCCTCCTGACCTACTCCTACGCCTCGGTGGTCAACCTGATCGCCATCGTCGTATACGTGATCCTGGTGCCGCTTTTGGTGTTCTTCTTCCTCAAGGACAAGGACCGCATTCTGGCCTGGTTCAAACAGTACCTGCCCAAGGACATCCACCTGACCGCCCAGGTCTGGCGCAACGTGGACGCCCAGATCGGCAACTACATCCGCGGCAAGGTGATCGAGATCCTGATCGTCTTCGGCGTCAGTTTTCTGACCTTCTCCCTGCTGGGGCTCAACTACGCTCTGCTCTTGTCGGTGCTGGTGGGGCTGTCGGTCATCATTCCCTATATCGGCGCCACGGTGGTGACCTTCCCGGTGCTGATCGTGGCCTATTTTCAGTGGGGACTGAGCGATCCCTTCTGGTACGTGACCATCGCCTACTTCGTGATCCAGGCCCTCGACGGCATGGTGCTGGTGCCGATCCTGTTCTCGGAGGTGGTCAACCTGCATCCGGTGGCGATCATCGTCGCCATCCTGTTTTTCGGTGGGCTGTGGGGATTCTGGGGGGTGTTTTTCGCCATTCCGCTGGCGACCCTGGTGGAGGCGGTGCTGAGCGCCTGGCCGCGGGAAGGCCGTTACGTGGGCCAGAGCAAGAAAGGCCGCAAGCCGCCGCGCCAGCGCAAACGGCGCCACGGCCCGCCGCCCGGGCACAAGGAAATCAGCCGCCCCCCTGCCGCAACGCCCTGA